A region of Geotoga petraea DNA encodes the following proteins:
- a CDS encoding YifB family Mg chelatase-like AAA ATPase produces MKYSKIQTGSISGYNVKEVIVEMDINSRSSYQTFKIVGLPTTSILESEKRVMSALRNTGFSLPHGSIVANLSPSSLKKEGTHFDLPTAVALLEAASQIKKLDENYYYFGELGLNGEIRPVKGITLFLMSIKKINPEAKFIIPRENQEETLFINKSDVLVIDNIKDIVKISEGELDKFVPVNKKQIDKEFEIDFAEIKGQLMTKRAVEIAASGFHNIIMNGSPGSGKTMIARRIPTILPEMTEDEIIESTKLYSVSGYINKIVTKRPFRAPHHTASSVSIIGGGSDPKPGEISLSHNGVLFMDEFPEYKSDVIEALRQPMEDGEVTITRAKAVANYPAKFMLVASKNPCPCGYYGDKEKECVCSMNQINNYNKKISGPILDRFDIRINVPRVKIDELMSKDDGESSESIRNRVTKAANIQIKRQGKLNGKLNNRELKNHLNLEESTEDFIKKASNNLKLTARSVNRVLKVSRTIADLDSSEKVKIKHITEALNYRG; encoded by the coding sequence GTGAAATATTCTAAGATCCAAACCGGATCTATTTCTGGTTATAACGTTAAAGAAGTAATAGTTGAAATGGACATAAATTCAAGATCATCTTATCAAACTTTTAAAATCGTTGGCCTTCCTACGACTTCTATCCTTGAAAGTGAAAAAAGAGTAATGAGTGCTTTAAGAAACACTGGATTCAGTTTACCTCACGGATCAATCGTAGCCAATTTATCCCCAAGTTCTTTGAAAAAAGAAGGAACGCATTTTGATCTACCTACAGCAGTCGCACTTTTAGAAGCTGCTTCACAGATAAAAAAACTCGATGAAAATTATTATTATTTTGGAGAATTAGGGCTGAATGGAGAAATACGACCGGTAAAAGGAATAACCCTTTTTCTAATGAGTATAAAAAAAATCAACCCTGAAGCTAAATTCATAATCCCCAGAGAAAATCAAGAAGAAACTCTTTTTATAAATAAATCAGATGTTCTGGTGATAGACAACATAAAAGACATCGTGAAAATATCAGAAGGAGAATTAGATAAATTTGTCCCCGTGAACAAAAAACAAATTGATAAAGAGTTCGAAATTGACTTTGCAGAAATAAAAGGCCAGTTAATGACAAAGAGAGCTGTTGAAATTGCAGCAAGTGGTTTTCACAATATAATAATGAATGGTTCTCCAGGTTCTGGAAAAACAATGATCGCAAGAAGAATACCAACAATCCTACCAGAAATGACAGAAGATGAGATAATAGAATCTACCAAATTGTATTCTGTTTCTGGTTATATAAATAAAATAGTAACTAAAAGGCCTTTTAGAGCTCCACACCATACAGCATCAAGTGTTTCTATAATCGGTGGTGGAAGTGATCCTAAACCAGGGGAAATTTCTTTATCCCATAACGGTGTTTTATTCATGGATGAGTTCCCTGAATACAAATCAGATGTAATAGAAGCATTAAGGCAGCCCATGGAAGATGGAGAAGTTACAATAACAAGGGCCAAAGCAGTTGCAAATTATCCAGCAAAGTTTATGTTAGTTGCTTCGAAAAATCCGTGCCCTTGTGGTTATTATGGAGATAAAGAAAAAGAATGTGTTTGTTCTATGAACCAAATAAACAACTACAATAAAAAAATATCCGGTCCTATACTGGACAGATTTGATATAAGAATAAATGTTCCAAGAGTAAAGATAGACGAACTAATGTCAAAAGATGATGGAGAAAGTTCTGAATCTATAAGAAATAGAGTTACTAAAGCGGCAAACATACAAATAAAAAGACAGGGTAAACTAAACGGAAAGTTAAACAACAGAGAGCTTAAAAACCACCTGAATTTAGAAGAATCTACAGAAGATTTCATAAAAAAAGCATCAAACAATTTAAAATTAACCGCAAGATCTGTAAACAGAGTTTTAAAAGTTTCCAGAACCATAGCAGATTTGGATAGTTCCGAAAAAGTGAAAATAAAACATATAACAGAAGCTTTAAATTATAGAGGATAA
- a CDS encoding MFS transporter, with the protein MKQNQVRIFVFMSMVVFSLSANTIAPLMTSIQEGFGISVAKSSIIPLINTIGVMTANIVGSFFIAQIGIKNYLSISYLMALVGSTAFVFSENFIILLISVFFIGASTGAAFTSLSTTISHLDKKYQNFGMLNAFFGVGGIIAPMITTYFLSQNLNFRSIYLIYLFLFILLLIYLNTSKMMTNIKYEAIKFLEALNIIKKRLIIFSLLIFLFYSGTEISVITWAGNLFVEMFDYTKEFSSLMISYFWITFTAGRFLTDWLNRKFTELNTIIFSSVLFFISLGLILIFKLPYFFIIVGLAFGPVFPSIQKYANQKLPSREVGMFNGLSFASTGLGAMIISTSMGVIADFNMMLSFSIPYLTFSFIIILSLLLKKNYTK; encoded by the coding sequence CCATACAAGAAGGATTTGGAATAAGTGTTGCAAAATCTTCAATTATTCCATTGATAAACACCATCGGAGTTATGACTGCCAACATAGTAGGTAGTTTTTTTATTGCCCAAATAGGAATTAAAAATTATTTATCTATATCATATTTAATGGCCTTAGTTGGTAGTACTGCATTTGTTTTTTCTGAGAATTTCATTATTTTGTTAATAAGTGTTTTTTTTATAGGAGCTTCAACTGGTGCTGCTTTTACAAGTCTTTCAACAACAATTTCTCATTTAGATAAAAAATATCAAAACTTTGGAATGTTGAACGCCTTTTTTGGAGTAGGAGGAATTATTGCTCCAATGATAACTACCTATTTTTTATCTCAAAATTTGAACTTTAGATCTATTTACTTGATATACTTATTTCTATTTATTTTATTATTAATTTACTTAAATACGTCAAAAATGATGACCAACATAAAATATGAAGCGATAAAATTTTTAGAAGCTCTAAATATAATAAAGAAAAGATTGATAATCTTTTCTTTATTGATTTTTTTATTTTACTCCGGTACAGAGATAAGTGTAATAACATGGGCGGGAAATTTATTTGTTGAAATGTTTGATTACACAAAAGAATTTTCATCTTTGATGATAAGTTATTTCTGGATAACTTTCACTGCTGGAAGATTCTTAACAGATTGGTTGAACAGAAAGTTCACAGAACTAAATACAATAATATTTTCATCAGTCCTATTCTTTATTTCTTTAGGACTAATTTTGATATTCAAACTCCCATACTTCTTTATAATAGTAGGACTGGCTTTTGGCCCAGTATTTCCATCTATACAAAAATATGCAAACCAAAAACTCCCTTCGAGAGAAGTTGGAATGTTCAACGGTTTATCCTTTGCATCCACTGGTTTAGGGGCTATGATCATTTCTACATCAATGGGAGTTATAGCAGATTTTAACATGATGCTATCATTTTCAATTCCTTATTTAACATTTTCATTCATAATAATACTCAGTTTATTGCTAAAGAAAAATTACACTAAATAA